CAAACTCCGGATAGTGCGATGCTACTTTAGACAGATGCATCTCATCCTCCTGCTTTTCTGCTCCACAGAAAATGCATAGCCCTTTTGTAACCTAAAGCCCCCGCAAAGGGCAGACACCCCAAAAAAGGCGACCGTGGGAGGCAGAGGAACGAGGGACCGTAAAGGCCCCGCACGCCGGCGAGGCCGGTAaacgcccccacccctgctctgtcCGCAGTCGGGCTGCCACGTGGAGCTGCTCTTCCTCCGCTACATCTCCGACTGGGACCTGGACCCCGGCCGGTGCTACCGCGTCACCTGGTTCACGTCCTGGAGCCCCTGCTACGACTGCGCGCGGCACGTGGCGGACTTCCTGCGCGGGTACCCCAACCTCAGCCTCAGGATCTTCGCCGCGCGCCTCTACTTCTGCGAGGACCGCAAGGCGGAGCCCGAGGGGCTGCGGCGGCTGCACCGGGCGGGCGTCCAGATCGCCATCATGACCTTCAAGGGTGCGCGGGGGACCTGGCGGTTCGGGACCGCAGCTCAGACCGCGGAAAAttgggggccggggcggggggccggggggggcgcGGAATTCAGCCAAAACCCGGACGGGAACAGGAGGAAGGGCATTAAGGGCTTGGATACTAGGCTTTGGGGGAAATGCGACTTAGAAGGGGTTGGGGCAGggttccctttctttcctctacGTGTGGGATCTGAACTATCTTCTGCCCCGTTCCCctacctttttaaagattatttttattgctggAATACTTTTGTGGAAAATCGTGAAAAAACTTTCAAAGCCTGGGAGGGGTTGCACGAAAATTCCGTTCGACTATCCAGACAGCTTCGACGCATTCTTTTGGTAAGGGGCTTCTTTGCTTCtcgttttctttctctctccaaagcCATCTTTTCCTGGAGCTACTTCTATTTTCCTCTCTTACATTCTTTACATTGTCATCCGTGCATGAGTGTGTGGGTATCTCTTTTCCCCCTCATTGTATGCCTTATAGTCCTTTCTCCCACCTCTGAGTTTGCTCATCTGTTGTTTCACGACTCCGAGCCCTCTGCCGACAGCCCTTCGGGTCCCCTCTCATCACCCACAAGCGTCTCCTTGAGACTCCCCGCAGGATTGTGGTTTTCTCCTGGTAGGATTCTAGCCTCTCCTTTTCCTATTCCCCAGAATTCACTGCCCAACAAAATGTTACAAATTCATCCActcagtttatttctctttctcaacaGCCCCTGTATGAGGTTGATGACTTACGAGATGCATTTCGTACTTTGGGACTTTGATACCAACCTCCAAGAATGTCACATACAGTGAACCATCTATGAGGACAGTGGGTAAAAGGATAATCTcaagaattctgtttttcttcaactctcactttctcaaagtctagagaggaaaatattcatatacaggactttgtaaaaaaaagaaacaagtcttGAAAGTACAGAAGGAACTGAGGCCCAACAGGGTTATAGGCTGCAAGTGGTGCAGTTTTTGATGCAACAGCGTCCCCTACTGGGAAACGACCGAATTGCATGGTCGGGGAGCACCGAAAGTGTCCTGTTCTAAGACTCTTAGGCGGGGAGGAAACAAACCTTAAAAGCATGGTGAGAAGAtcaaatgtttttataatatGTATCCTTTGTTATTTGATTCAGACGGAGTTCTCAATATTAGTGATAGATTTTTCTACTCTTCCTTTGGAGCTCGCTTTCAAGTGAACAAACTTTTACCAGTCCATGATCTCTATAGACCTCCTAATGAAAGGACCTGGGGGATCGTAATCCCAAAACATCTAACAAAGGCATTAATATATAAGCATGTGCTGTATGTTTTCATTGTCTGAGATATGTTTTCGTTTGTACATAAGACAATTTTTCTTGGTATAAAATATGCATGATCACCTTCAggctattttataataaaggttCTTGAAATGAATATGAGGACTGTGAAGAAGACACTCTAAAATTAGTTGATGCCTCAACTGACACATCTGGAAACATAAATCCCTTTAAAGAAGTCAGTAGGTCAGAAACCACAACCacaaatttcacatataagaTTAGGTAACACTTGGAAAGGAGTTGTCTCAAtgttgagaagagaaaaatcagttcTCTCCAGTGGGTCTCTTAACTTGAACAATGCCAACCAGGCCAACCTTTCctattttttgtatgtatgtgatGCTTCTCTCAAAGAAATGCTCACTGTGTAAGAGagtatgataaaaaaattaaaaaataaaaaaaaaagaatatttggaaagGAAGGATGGCAGAACGTTGCAAAGAAATAGTGTTTTATCCAGCAAAATGTAGGGAGCCAGTATGGCAGAGAGTGCCTATTCATAACAACTGTCCTTGACTGTGAGAAAAATAGTCAATATAACCATCACtgtgcacttatttttttttaaagattttatttatttattcatgagagacacagagagaagagaggtagagacacaggcaagggagaagcaggctccacgcagggagcccgatgtgggactcgatcccaggtccccaggatcacaccctgggctgaaggtggggccaaaccactgagccacccaggctgccctcactgtGCACTTATTACCTAGCAACTCTTGCAATGCTGATAAGTAGATCCACAGGACAAATTAAATACACAGTTGTGTTGTGCATTCACTCAAACAGGTGCCCGGACCAGTCAATAGGAGAAAGAATAATCCTTTTCAGCAAacggtgctgggacaactggatatctatatgcaaaagaattacTTTGGATCTCTACCACATACTTTATACAAAAGTCAACTCAAAATTTACCAAATACCTACatttaagaactaaaactataaaacccttaGAGGGAAACATAGGTGAAAATATTCACAACCTTGGATATGACAAGTCAagcaacagaaggaaaaatatagagaaattggattcgttaaaattaaaagcttttgtacaAAGGCAGTAGTaagaagtgaaaagacaacttgcaaaatgggagaaaatatttataaattatatacccAGTAGGAGTCTAGTAGAcagaatacacaaagaactcttagaacATAAAAAACCTAACTTAAAAATGACCAAAAGATTTGAAtacacattttccaaaaatatacaaatgggtaataagcacatgaaaggtactcaacatccttagtcactagggaaatgcaaatcaaggcCACAATCAGATTCCACTCTTACTATTAGGAGGctatcaacaacagcaaaaacaattaagaatgtggagaaactgaaacctTCCATATATTTACCGGTGGAAATGTGCAGCTGTGCAGCTGCTATCATGGTTCCTCAAAACCTAAACATTGAATTATTATATAACCCAGCAGTTCCAcctctaggtatatatccaagagattAAACTCTTGAGTTTTGAAACAAAAACGCATACATGAATATTTACAGCAGGAGTATTCCTAAAAGCCAAAAATTTGGAAACATGAAGTGTCCGTCAAGTGATGGGTAGATAGAACAAAGGTGCTATATCCATACAACACTattttattcagtcataaaaaggaatgaagcagacacatgctacaatgtggatgaatcttgaaaacatcgTGCCAACGGAAggaaagccagacacaaaatgcCACATTTCATGGTTCCATTTCTACGAAATGTCCAGAACACGTAAccccacagagacagaaagatcagtggttgccaggggcaagagggagaagggTATGGGAATTACTTATCGCATATGGAGTTTCTCTTGGGGGTGACGAAAATGGTCTACAATTCAATGCAACTCAATGGTGGTGACGGTTGCAAAACATTCCGAATGTACTAAAACCCACTAAATTGTGTGTATTTTAGAGAGCTAAAATTTACACCTGTGTGAATTTATAAAAGGACttacaaatgtaaattttatgttttgtgaatCTTATCTCAATTAAGACAAGTCGGTATGATTTGAGTCAGGCGACCTTGAATTTGAATTCTGTTTCTATGTAACAGTGGGCAAGATATATTTAACCCCTTTATAGCCTTAATTTCTGATCTCTATATGGGTATGATAATATgaactttttacatatttttggtaAGTATTAAATTAGAAGATAACACAAAGCTGGTACTATCTTAGTGATTAGCTTTGCTACCCTTTTCGTTTGCAGGATAGAAACCTAGAAATCACCCTTGACATCACCCTCGGCGCCCCCGTATATGGTCCTATTGACTTTGTATGCTAAATACTTCttgaatttatttacttttctctttcccctctacTAGTaactaagaaagagaaaaacaaaaacaaaaaaagcccctAATAGTTCAAAGCTGGCTTGACACTTCTAGAAACCAGgtcattgttatttttctgatGGACATAAACAATCTCACAAAATACCAACCTCAGACAAGATTACTCAGACTGATAAAATGAGAGAGAGCAAAACCATTTCATAATTTGTCTGAGCCACCGGCAAAATACCAAACACCACCTCTCTTGGCTGGAAAGAAATTGCTACTTCTTTACCAATTACAGTTTTATCCTTGTCTAGTCAGCCCGCCCGAAAGATGGGACACACCCAATTATAGAACTGACCTAATTCTCTCACAATTTCTAATCTAACAAATCCCCATTTTCCTAGCCTCTCCCTCAAATCGCCAAACCAAAGCCCAAATTCTGTAATAAGATTCATAGTCATGAAGTGTCTCAATGAGAGGGTGTTTCTCTTACTGAGACACTTTATGGCTAATATAGCTCCCCATTATGTGGATTGTTCCTCACGGCAAGAGTAATAAATCCCACTCGTTCAACTACAAGAGACGTGTTATTTATTGTCTCTGGATGGAGGCCATTGGCATATCTTAGTTGGAGCTACCAACATCTTAGTCTATTGCAATAGTCATGATATTCACTAATTCTCAGTAATTTCACTGAGAAGTGGAATCTCGAGAACTACAAAGCTCCAAGTTTATTCTattggaatagaatagaataccaGCCCTTTTATAGTGTTGATTTGTCAACAGGAGATCCCTAAGTACTCTCAGCAAGTAAATGGTAGTTACCCAATTTGGGTAGATGGAATTTGATATCCTGTTGCAGCTAACTTCTTTCACTACTTGATTGGATTTAACTAATCTCCTCGCTaatttgactgattttttttccccatagtcttggccacattttttaaaaaagattttattggggatccctgggtggcgcagtggtttagcgcctgcctttggcccagggcgcaatcctggagacccgggatcgaatcccacgtcgggctcccagtgcatggagtctgcttctccctctgcctatgtctctgcctctctctctctctgtgactatcataaataaataaataaataaataaataaataaataaataaatgattttatttatttatttgagtgtgggGAGGgccagatggagagggagaaaacctcaagccgactccccagtgagtggggagcccaatgcagggctccatctcacgaccccaagatcatgacctgagccagaatcaagagtccaacacagTCCACTGAACCACCCTTGGGCACAACTCTATAGTTGTTCTAACTTTTGGAAGTTAAACGGTGCAACTACAATGCAGCTTGAGAAGCCAGTCACTGTATGACTTAGTGACAAATAAGTGTTAACAATAATGCTTTGGATTTCTAGAAGGAAGAGATCATTGTAggttgaataaataagaaaaaaattgatagaagAGGTTGAAATTTACCAGGACGGTGGGGGAAACGTTAAATACTTTAGTATATTTCCAAAAATCTCTGTGAATAAAGTGATGAATGGTTCAAGAGTGACCTTTATAAATTCtgttacatattttaaacattgaTATCACTATGATGAAATTGTTAATCCTATGTATTTTTGGTGGGAGAAGCAActtatatagtattttaaatacCTATTACCTTTAACTTTGCGATTTCATTCCTTGGAaactaacttgaaaaaaatctcttagaTGTACCCAAGATTATATATACAAAGATATGTACAAACCAACCCTGTAGTAGGGAGAAATTGTAAATAACAAAGCCAGTAGTGGAATGTGTAAGCATAGAACATCCATACTTAGAGGAGTCTATAATTTAGAGTCCCGATACTGTGAGGctccctgggtgggctcagtccattaagcaccagactcttggtttcagctcaggtctccatATCAAGGCGGTGAGATCTAACCCCTAGCAGCTCCTGCTGTGTCTGGAGTGGGCTTgagagcctctctccctctcttttcctcttccctcacttgtgttctaaataaaataacttttttcttttaaagattttattttttttaaagattttatttatttatgagagccacagagagaggcagagatcccaggaccccaggatcatgacctgagccaaaggcagacactcaaccactgagccaccaaggggcccaaaatatatatatttttaaagaatactgtaaagctacataaatgtatatagaaaaaGACAGGACCTGCCTAAACCTAGGTGATCCAGCAGGCTTTTCCTGTCTCCCTGCAAGTGGGCTGTGTCCTAGGGTCCTggttcctggtccccaccaccTGCCATCCAGAGGAAAGGCCCACGAGGGGTCGCCTAAGATTTCCACCAGTGCACAGGGACAGTATGTCATCCAGCCCCGACTCCAGAATCTGGATCATGGCCACCCAGGACTATTACCCAAGCCACGGAGGGTTCTACTTCCATCAACAGCTCCTGCGGAAGGCAGGGCATCCTGGAGAAGCCATCTCTCACCATTCCCATCTCCCTATGCTGACCAGGGTCCCTGGGGACAAGCAGCTTCTTTTACCGGAAGTTCACTTTCCCATTCGTGGCTCTAGAGTTGAGGTACCCAGAAGGCTGAAGACTCTTCCCAGGCCTCCAGTGGTTCCATCACCTGTGACATGGCTCTGGAAGCCATGAGGAAGCGGCCCAGTGGCCAGCCTGACAAGGCCAACACTGGGCCCCAGTCCTGAGTGGCCAAGACCAGCCACTAGGTTTCAGAAGATGCTAGGCTTATCAGAACTCCTCCCCACCGCTCCCCTCCCCGTAGAGTAGTCAGGCTGCAGCCAGCAGAAGCAGTTGAGTACTTTTATATCAAAACAGCTAAATACCAAAAAGGGAGTTGAGAGAACTCTACTCTTTACTATCCAAGCCACACAAAAGTTCTTCTGACACCTTGTAACCATGTGCCCTGcaccaaatagaaaataaactccAAGCAGCCAGtaaaacagacataaaaaaatatccaaagcaCCATTAATAAGTGAAAAAACAATTGTTTCAAAACACTTTGTATAGGTTGATCTCATTTATGcttaaatatgcatatatgtctACATTGAacttccatatatacatatatttatatagatacttGGTTAGCAAAAGTGCTGCATAGATAAAATCCAAACTATGAGCTGTGATTACATCCAAAGAGAAAAATTGGATGggaaggcaggggagagggaactttcacttttattttgtatatttcaacaaaagaaatgtaattctaaagtttgaataattaaaattgaAGCGAGGAGAATACCATTTAAAATTTAGGACTCGTATTTATTACTTCATATTCTCCTATGTTTATCTACTAACATAGACTATTCCACCACTAAGGAATTGAGATAATTCCAATAAAATAAGTCTAGGAGAGGCATGGGTCTTTCAACGTCTAAAAGCTTTCTTCTACTACCAGTGATTTATGAAACATGTTTTGAGGGTTCAGCGATCTGTACGAGTCTTAGTTGGAGCTCGccgagagaaagagaaggagatctACATTAAGGAGTTGGCTTACGTGATTGCAGGCCTTTGCAGAGGCTGGGATCTGGAATCTGCGCTGGCCACCACGAAGACAAGCAGGAGCTTTAGGGCAGAAACCAATGCTTTAGTCCTCAGGTAAATTTCTCTGTGGAAGCCTCAGTTCTGTTCTTATATCCTTTAAACTAATTGAATTAGGCCCACCCAGATTATCTAGGAATCTTACCGTCCACTGATTATGGACTCTAGGCTTATCAACAGAATATCCCAGAGTAACACCAGGGTTAGTCTTTGAATAACTGGGACCAAGCCAAATTGACTCACAAAAACATGTCACAGGATGTATAcgtaaagaacaaaaacaaaaaaaacacatatcacagttaccatttttaaagttttttaaagatttttttaaatgtatttatttgagagagagcgtgcacaagctgggggagggacagaattAGAAAcaagaagcagactcactgctgagtgtGGGGGcttaccccaggaccctgggaccaggaccctaagatcatgatctgagctgaagtcatatgcttaactgactgagctactcaggcgccccCACAGTTACCATCTTTGAGTGCAGACCTTATAACCTGTAGTGGCTCTAATTGCTTTACACATTACCTCGGTCACTACATTATAGTCCCACGGTCAGCTACCaaagtgattgattgattgattggttgattggttgatttttttattcataagagacacagaggcagagggagaaggaggctccccatggagcagggagcccgatgcagtacttgggatcaaggcctgagctgaaagcagatgcttaaccaactgagtcaccaaggtgccCCCAAAGTAGATTCAAATTTAGGTACCTGTGATTCTGAAGCTTACTTGTATTAATGTAACCCACTTAGTTGCAGAGACCGGCTCAATTTACACATAAAAAGGAGACTTATTTCAGTCACAGGTAGGCTAACTGGAAAAGTGAGATGGTTTCACTAGCAACTGATAGGGTTCGAGTGACTgactactttctctctttttcagggAACACATGGCCTCTGTCTCTCTTAGAGTCTCCTTTTCCCCCCTAAGTGTTCGCTCTGTTCATCTcccttatttatatatatatattttttaagattttatcttaagtgatctctacacccaaggtggggcttgaactcacaacctcaagatcaagagctgcacattccatggactgagccagccaggcaaccctgTTCACCTCTCTAATTGTCTTACTTCCTCTACTCCAAGTTTCTGTTCCATAATACTTGAACTTGCATACAATCCCTCTTGGATGCTTCCatcttctgtttttattgttgttgttgttgttgttttattcatAAACATTATGGCTACTTGGCAATTTTTTCAAATTCCCCAAAGAGGGACAATTTAATTGCCTCAACTATCTCCTGGGCTGTTTAAAACATGTTCCTACCAAGGTGCTGTCCATAGGAATTAGAAATGAGAGGCATGAACCAGTCTGTAGACTTTGAAGAGACAAGTGATTAGATGTGAATGTTGCAAAGGAAGAGTGAATGAAAAGCAAATCACAGGTTTCTACAGTGACTGGAGTGTTGCTCTTCAAAAATAGTTGTATTTGAGAGAAATACATCATACCTGGGCCCCAGGGTCTCACCCAGTGGCCCCATCCTTGCCTAACCTGTCTCTTTATCCAATGATCCCATAAGCCAGCATGACTCATGCAGGAGTAACACTTTAATTCTACACTCAAAGCCCAACGCCAGCTTGTGTTTCTCACCATTACCAGGACCCCCTTGGCTTATTTCTGTCCTGTCTGTGCTCTAAATTCAGTGTCATTGAATCATCTCAGTTCTAATCTCTGTTGTTCTAGGCTTTGAATCTGTGTCTATTCATTCTCGATATTTCCATCTTGATTCTCCTCTACTCAATCTTAGCTTAACTCTTCAGTAGTCTAGTAAAAATCACTGATTTTGGTAGGAACAGAGCTCTGTCTCAAAACTCTGGAATCGAGCTCCATTTTCTATTGACTATgactggtcagggtggccatgtCTCCTtcaaagcagaaggagaagagtcATCTGTTTCTGTATCATCTAtcttttgagcacctactatttTGTCAAACACTGTGGTGGGTGATCATGCTACAAGGTTAATGAGAAATAGTCTTTACCCTTAAAAAGCTCctagagggaatccctgggtggctcagtggtttagcacctgccttccgcccagggcatgatcctggagtcccgggatggagtcctgcattgggctccctgcgtggagtctgcttctccctctgcctgtgtctctgcctctctctctctctgtctctcatgaataaataaataaaatcttaaaaaaaataaaaaaaagtcctagaaaaGAGAGGCTACCAATCCACAATTACATACAATTTGACTCAAACACGCTGACATGTGGAGGAAGTTGTTTTAATTAGTTTAAAGTTCCAAAGAAGGCTTCCCAGAACAGAATAGCCAggatcttaatatttttaagttttaaatatttttaaaaatgtaaatattatgcACATAGAGAAAAGTGCATGAATCACAAATGACACTCTGAAAATTTTCATGAATGTATAACAAACACCAAGATCCAGAAGTAGAACATTACTATCCTTCCAGAGCTCCACTTATGCCTCCTCCCAGTCTTCTTGCTTACATTAAAAGAAGTTAggagtgaggggcacctgggtggctcagtggttgagtatctgcctttggctcaggtcatgattctgaggtcctgggatcaagtcccacatcggacttcccatggggagcctgcttctccctctgcctatgcctctctctgtgtgtctctcatgaataaataaataaaatcattaagaaaaaaaaaagaagttaggagTGAAAAGTGATAAGGATACACTTGGCAGGAAGAATAGCACGTTTAAAGATGAAGAGGTTTAAGGAGTGCAGAAGGTATAAATTGGTGTGACTCAGCAGTGGGAGAACAAGGTGATTGGAGATAAAGCTGAGTTCCTCTATCAGCAGAAGCCTGATCATGAAAACCCTTGTCTTAAGTTGAggagtttaattttaaaactaaaggcTATGGAGAATATCCAGAAGGCTTTTTTTTCCAAGGGGGGGTGCCTAACTTGATACATCTTGCCATTTAGGAACATTCTGGCAGTGGGCTGGAGGATGAATTAGACAGGATCCACTGGAGACTGGAAGGTTTCTTAAAATACTACAGCAGTTAGGCCTGGATAAAATGGATGAAGACTTTAAGGCAGGACTAGAGTCATGGATGAGGGAGGGCACTGGTGAATATTAAGGAGTGGCCTCTGCCTTAGCTAATTAGTTGTGGAAGAGGTGTGGTTGAggggtgattcatcagttgcgtgtgtaacacccagtgctcattacatcacatgccctctcaTGCCCATCTCTCAGTTACcacatccccccccacctcccatccagcaaccctcattttttgtttcctagagttcagcatctcttatggtttacctccctattcttttctttatgattttatttacttattcctgagagacacagggagagacacatgagagacacaggcagagggagaagcaggctccctgcagggagcccaatatgggactcgatcctaggactccaggctcatgccctgagccaaaggcagatgttcaacgatgagtcacccaggggccctctccctctctattttcatcttattttcttttccttcccttcccctatgttcatgttttgtttcttaaattccacatgagtgaaatcatatgataatcgtctttctttgaattatttcatttagcataaaactctctagttccatacatatcgttgcaagtggcaagatttcattctttttggtggctgagtaatattccactgtgtatatacaacacatctttattcatttatctgttgatagacatctgggctctttccatagtttggttattgtgggcatcgctgctataaatattggggtgcaggtgtcccatcagatccctacatttgtatctttggagtaaatacctagtagtgcaattgctgagttgttggtagctctacttttaacttttggaggaacatccatactgttttccagagtggctgcaatttgcattcccaccaacagtgtaagagggttcccttgtctctgcatccttgccaacatctgttgtttcttgaggACTACAGGTTTACGTTGAGGCATAACAGCAGGAAAATGGTTGTAAATAATAGATGTCGGTTGGAAAAATAGATTTGGTAGTCATCAGCCTTATGctctcacatatatatattttttaagattatttatttattcatgagaaacacagagagagaggcagaaacataggcagagggagaagcaggctccatgcagggagcccgatgtgggactccatcctaggaccccaggatcacgccctgaactgaaggcaaccactgagcaacccaggtgtccccatatatatatatatttatatatttatatatttatatgtatattcttttttaaaagattttatttatttacttgacagagagagagagcacaagcagagagaggagcatgcaaagggagaaggagaagcaagcttcccgctgagcagggagcaagtgcaaggcttgatccaaggaccctgggatcatgacctgagccaaaggcagatgcttaactgactgaatcacccaggcactccaggctCGTGCCttcttaaatgaattaatgcatgTATAGGAGGTCCCCAAGAAGAAAAGATattaaatgcaaagaaatgaGAGGGATAACTGGGGATCACAGACAGGTAAGGtgtagaaagggaaagaagaatctAAGAATGGGTCTCAAAAGAGACATCcaggggaaaaaaggggggaaaccAAGGGAGCAGCATCCATGGAGGCAAAGGAGTAGGGAATTTTCACAAAGGAGTGGTTAGAAGCAGATAAGATAATAAGtactgggtcacctgggtggctcagcggttgagcaactaccttcagctcagggcgtaatcccagggtggggattgagtctggcatccggctccttgtggggagcctgcttctccctctgcctatgtctctgcctctctgtgtgtctctcatgattaggtagataaaatcttaaaaaaaaaaaaataagcactgaTTGGATTTAATGATGTAAAGGTGAACAACAGGGCTTCAGTGAAAAGGTGGATACATCAGGGTGAAGAAACAATAAGCAGGGAAGAATTGGGGATTGGGAGCAATAGTAGGAAATTGTTCTTTCATAAAGTTTGACAGTATGAGAGGGAATTATAGGATTTGTATT
Above is a window of Canis lupus baileyi chromosome 25, mCanLup2.hap1, whole genome shotgun sequence DNA encoding:
- the AICDA gene encoding single-stranded DNA cytosine deaminase encodes the protein MCGANALPDRISEAAELEASPPWPKTKKDTLESTMDSLLMKQRKFLYHFKNVRWAKGRHETYLCYVVKRRDSATSFSLDFGHLRNKSGCHVELLFLRYISDWDLDPGRCYRVTWFTSWSPCYDCARHVADFLRGYPNLSLRIFAARLYFCEDRKAEPEGLRRLHRAGVQIAIMTFKDYFYCWNTFVENREKTFKAWEGLHENSVRLSRQLRRILLPLYEVDDLRDAFRTLGL